Proteins from one Mixophyes fleayi isolate aMixFle1 chromosome 9, aMixFle1.hap1, whole genome shotgun sequence genomic window:
- the LOC142101410 gene encoding TRPM8 channel-associated factor homolog → MNPVESYKALVKNIDSLNFTDHAVPCDLLLSGDSAFPVLVNPKGQVLIAASQYGKGRIVVMAHEGYLTSPHFTQFIDNAIEWLKPSADSLVGIHKKFPTMAQSLSDKGHEVESNLDFNNRFGVYCTHAYEERQSSELITALKEGMGLLVGGQAWYWITKNKLKNVVLDYPGNKVTSVAGIHFLSNYGQKGIYNLTPEIPISSLMAEYKWDISEDIKQLLNGITELHLLESGSPSHLLVHGQRAFPLALDESHKTYLAAAYYGKGRVVVATHEDQISQPCQKQLINNLISWLDAGRKGKIGLHRELNGLQDCLEEGVTSQQSEFNQSFSVYCCTTYTDNDAQNILEFVANGGGLLIGGQAWYWASQNPGIDALTDYPGNKIINQFGISMLSDEVHPGNLKTVDIEDPSRSYHLRKALHQLKKLMDGNKEIPGPLSSWMMKLSEDCAALLAVKYQDKQAFYPFKDILISALLKHGLPNVSPSQTIKGGSKDSFLLRVAAGIYNTSPNFETTVEKLFPEMTSLPASPQQILEINCTNKGHPAWRSTGLYVPPGKTATVIFPTSAINVGLQVQIGSHSDNLTYLSELKRPPVVVQRYAVDKVTLPVSSIFGGLIYIIIPEERDLGNIQISIEDAVLAPYFKNGETSDSSWVETIRHFPSPWAELETKNIIFTFPSNLVRSLEKPSKILTVWDRMMEEILKLSALPPVFERQERIVVDTQLLEGWMHSGYPIMCHVKSVEALLNVEDITQDMWGAIHELGHNQQFMEWEFPPHTNEALCNLWAIYVYENVFEILREKAHSELQPKMREDRIIQYLEDGTSLDNWSGWVCLETYLQLQEGFGWDPYIKLFSDYKKLTDIRNENRFKMNLWAELFSQQVQKNLVPFFKTWGWPIEEELAERLSTLPEWDENPMKKYIL, encoded by the exons ATGAATCCTGTAGAGTCATACAAAGCTCTTGTTAAGAATATCGACTCCCTGAACTTTACTGATCATGCGGTTCCCTGTGATCTTCTGCTTTCCGGAGATTCAGCGTTTCCAGTGTTGGTGAATCCTAAGGGTCAAGTGCTAATTGCTGCTTCACAGTACGGAAAAGGACGTATAGTGGTAATGGCACATGAAGGATACCTAACCAGTCCGCACTTCACCCAGTTTATCGATAATGCCATAGAGTGGCTGAAGCCCTCAGCCGATTCACTAGTGGGAATCCATAAGAAATTTCCTACAATGGCACAAAGTCTCTCTGACAAAGGCCACGAAGTTGAATCCAACCTTGATTTCAACAACCGCTTTGGAGTTTACTGCACACATGCTTATGAAGAGAGGCAGTCAAGTGAACTCATCACGGCTTTGAAAGAAGGCATGGGTCTTCTGGTTGGAGGTCAAGCCTGGTACTGGATAaccaaaaataaacttaaaaatgTTGTACTGGATTATCCTGGAAATAAAGTGACAAGTGTAGCTGGTATCCATTTCTTGAGTAATTATGGACAAAAGGGAATATATAATCTAACACCAGAAATACCGATAAGTTCACTAATGGCTGA GTATAAATGGGACATTTCTGAAGATATAAAGCAATTGTTGAATGGAATCACTGAATTGCATCTCTTGGAAAGTGGATCTCCGTCCCATCTACTTGTTCATGGTCAGAGAGCCTTCCCTCTTGCATTGGATGAATCCCACAAAACCTATCTTGCAGCTGCTTATTATGGGAAAGGTCGGGTTGTTGTAGCCACTCATGAGGACCAAATTAGCCAACCCTGCCAAAAACAGCTAATCAACAACCTCATCTCTTGGCTGGACGCCGGGAGGAAAGGAAAGATCGGACTACATAGAGAATTGAATGGGTTGCAGGATTGCCTTGAGGAGGGAGTTACCAGTCAGCAATCAGAGTTCAACCAATCATTTAGTGTTTATTGCTGCACAACTTACACAGATAATGATGCTCAGAATATACTTGAGTTTGTTGCTAATGGAGGTGGACTTCTCATTGGAGGGCAAGCTTGGTACTGGGCTTCTCAAAACCCTGGCATAGATGCCCTCACTGATTACCCGGGAAATAAAATAATCAACCAATTTGGCATCAGTATGCTAAGTGACGAAGTTCATCCAGGCAACCTTAAAACAGTAGATATTGAAGACCCCTCCAGGAGTTATCATCTCCGCAAGGCGCTTCACCAGTTAAAGAAGTTGATGGACGGCAACAAAGAGATCCCGGGGCCACTCTCGTCATGGATGATGAAATTGTCAGAAGACTGCGCAGCACTCCTAGCAGTAAAATACCAAGATAAACAGGCTTTCTATCCATTTAAAGATATACTTATCAGTGCTCTGCTAAAACATGGATTGCCTAACGTTAGCCCCAGTCAGACAATTAAAGGTGGAAGCAAGGACTCCTTTCTGCTGAGAGTAGCAGCTGGAATCTACAATACATCTCCAAACTTCGAAACCACAGTAGAAAAACTCTTCCCGGAGATGACGTCTCTTCCGGCTAGTCCTCAACAAATCCTGGAGATCAACTGTACAAACAAAG GACACCCAGCTTGGCGCAGTACAGGACTTTATGTTCCGCCCGGAAAAACTGCCACAGTGATTTTTCCAACATCCGCTATCAATGTTGGCCTGCAG GTGCAAATTGGCTCCCATTCAGATAACCTCACTTACCTTAGTGAACTAAAGCGCCCTCCAGTGGTGGTACAGAGGTATGCTGTAGACAAAGTGACATTACCGGTGTCATCAATTTTTGGTGGCCTCATCTACATAATTATTCCTGAAGAACGTGACCTTGGAAACATACAGATATCCATAGAGGACGCCGTACTGGCTCCTTACTTCAAGAATG GTGAAACCAGTGACTCCTCGTGGGTGGAAACCATCCGCCATTTTCCTTCCCCTTGGGCAGAACTGGAAACAAAGAACATTATCTTTACTTTCCCGTCTAATTTAGTCCGTTCCCTGGAAAAGCCCAGTAAAATCCTGACTGTCTGGGACAGAATGATGGAGGAGATTTTGAAACTCTCTGCGTTGCCTCCTGTATTCGAGAGACAGGAGAGGATTGTAGTGGACACTCAGCTACTTGAAG GCTGGATGCACTCAGGATATCCAATTATGTGTCATGTGAAGTCTGTGGAGGCCCTGCTGAATGTTGAGGACATTACGCAAGATATGTGGGGAGCGATCCATGAACTGGGACACAACCAGCAGTTCATGGAATGGGAATTTCCTCCCCACACTAATGAGGCTCTGTGCAATCTATGGGCTATTTATGTGTATGAAAATGTATTCGAGATATTAAGGGAGAAGGCACATAGCGAACTGCAGCCAAAAATGCGAGAGGACCGGATAATACAATATTTGGAAGATGGAACCTCATTGGATAACTGGAGTGGATGGGTGTGTTTGGAGACCTATTTACAG